One Castanea sativa cultivar Marrone di Chiusa Pesio chromosome 4, ASM4071231v1 DNA window includes the following coding sequences:
- the LOC142631012 gene encoding uncharacterized protein LOC142631012 isoform X1, with amino-acid sequence MLVWRSINTTVPNNFQFSLGNFIKYLPSSTISCPYRLSIKTLVTTSALSSSSYFETLTSRQKDQLNLYVHTLLEWNQRMNLTAVRDVNEVMERHIEDSLSILPPIKNSYVSHCNNSINNIKLVDVGSGAGLPGLILAIACPDWKVTLLESMNKRCVFLEHVIGLTGLSNVKVVRGRAENLGQDLCFREQFDVAVARAVAEMRILAEYCLPLVRVGGLFVAAKGHDPQEEVRNAERAIQMMGASLLQLCSVESHSPYGQRTAIICLKDHPTPRKYPRDPGTPAKEPL; translated from the exons ATGTTAGTTTGGCGTAGCATAAACACAACAGTTCCTAACAACTTTCAATTTTCTCTTGGGAATTTCATCAAATACCTTCCGTCCTCAACAATTTCCTGTCCGTACAGACTCAGCATCAAAACTCTGGTCACTACCAGTGCCCTTAGCTCCTCTTCCTATTTCGAAACCCTTACTTCCCGCCAAAAAGACCAGCTCAATCTCTACGTCCACACTCTTCTCGAATGGAACCAG AGAATGAATCTTACTGCTGTTAGGGATGTAAATGAAGTCATGGAAAGGCACATTGAGGATTCACTTTCAATACTACCACCTATAAAGAATTCTTATGTCTCTCACTGTAACAATTCAATTAATAACATTAAGCTTGTTGATGTTGGAAGTGGCGCCGGGCTTCCTGGTTTAATTTTAGCTATTGCTTGTCCAG ATTGGAAGGTTACTCTATTAGAGTCGATGAACAAGCGGTGTGTTTTCTTGGAGCATGTGATAGGTCTTACCGGCTTGTCTAATGTCAAAGTTGTAAGAGGAAGAGCAGAG AATTTGGGGCAGGATCTTTGCTTCAGAGAGCAATTTGATGTAGCAGTCGCCAGGGCAGTTGCAGAAATGAGAATCTTAG CTGAGTACTGTCTTCCTCTGGTTCGTGTTGGTGGTTTGTTTGTAGCTGCAAAGGGTCATGATCCTCAG GAAGAAGTTAGGAATGCAGAAAGAGCAATCCAAATGATGGGTGCTTCCCTGTTGCAACTGTGCTCAG TGGAGTCACACAGCCCATATGGACAGCGGACTGCCATCATATGTTTAAAAGATCACCCCACCCCAAGGAAGTATCCTCGTGATCCTGGCACACCGGCGAAAGAACCACTGTAA
- the LOC142631012 gene encoding uncharacterized protein LOC142631012 isoform X2: MLVWRSINTTVPNNFQFSLGNFIKYLPSSTISCPYRLSIKTLVTTSALSSSSYFETLTSRQKDQLNLYVHTLLEWNQRMNLTAVRDVNEVMERHIEDSLSILPPIKNSYVSHCNNSINNIKLVDVGSGAGLPGLILAIACPGQNLGQDLCFREQFDVAVARAVAEMRILAEYCLPLVRVGGLFVAAKGHDPQEEVRNAERAIQMMGASLLQLCSVESHSPYGQRTAIICLKDHPTPRKYPRDPGTPAKEPL, from the exons ATGTTAGTTTGGCGTAGCATAAACACAACAGTTCCTAACAACTTTCAATTTTCTCTTGGGAATTTCATCAAATACCTTCCGTCCTCAACAATTTCCTGTCCGTACAGACTCAGCATCAAAACTCTGGTCACTACCAGTGCCCTTAGCTCCTCTTCCTATTTCGAAACCCTTACTTCCCGCCAAAAAGACCAGCTCAATCTCTACGTCCACACTCTTCTCGAATGGAACCAG AGAATGAATCTTACTGCTGTTAGGGATGTAAATGAAGTCATGGAAAGGCACATTGAGGATTCACTTTCAATACTACCACCTATAAAGAATTCTTATGTCTCTCACTGTAACAATTCAATTAATAACATTAAGCTTGTTGATGTTGGAAGTGGCGCCGGGCTTCCTGGTTTAATTTTAGCTATTGCTTGTCCAG GACAGAATTTGGGGCAGGATCTTTGCTTCAGAGAGCAATTTGATGTAGCAGTCGCCAGGGCAGTTGCAGAAATGAGAATCTTAG CTGAGTACTGTCTTCCTCTGGTTCGTGTTGGTGGTTTGTTTGTAGCTGCAAAGGGTCATGATCCTCAG GAAGAAGTTAGGAATGCAGAAAGAGCAATCCAAATGATGGGTGCTTCCCTGTTGCAACTGTGCTCAG TGGAGTCACACAGCCCATATGGACAGCGGACTGCCATCATATGTTTAAAAGATCACCCCACCCCAAGGAAGTATCCTCGTGATCCTGGCACACCGGCGAAAGAACCACTGTAA